The following coding sequences are from one Nicotiana tabacum cultivar K326 chromosome 1, ASM71507v2, whole genome shotgun sequence window:
- the LOC142162916 gene encoding uncharacterized protein LOC142162916: MAKTSKEYTEAYKKPVEKNFSAKKILECGIGREEYNRISTYDTAKEVWEALQKAHEGTTQVKQFKIDMLTTEYEIFKMRDDESIQDMHTRFASIINKLHSLGETIPRNKLVRKILSILPRYWESKVNVITESKDL; encoded by the coding sequence ATGGCAAAAACCAGTAAAGAGTACACTGAAGCATACAAGAAGCCTGTGGAGAAGAATTTTAGTGCCAAGAAAATTCTAGAATGTGGAATAGGACGTGAAGAGTACAATAGAATCTCCACCTATGACACTGCCAAGGAGGTATGGGAAGCTTTGCAAAAAGCTCATGAGGGAACCACACAAGTAAAACAGTTTAAGATTGATATGCTCACTACCGAGTATGAAATCTTCAAAATGAGGGATGATGAATCcattcaagatatgcacacaagattcGCCTCCATCATAAATAAGTTACACTcacttggtgaaactattcctaGAAACAAGCTAGTAAGGAAAATTCTCAGCATTCTGCCTAGATACTGGGAAAGCAAAGTGAATGTTATTACTGAATCAAAGGACTTATag